From the Nostoc sp. PCC 7107 genome, the window ATTCAGCATAACAATAAATTACCTCCGAAAAACAACTGATGTTTTTATATTTAAGCTAAGACTTGTTCAGTAATACAGGTAGTAATTAGTTCTTCGACTCCGGCTACTGGTAATATTTTTGTATTTAATTGTCTAGCTAAATCTTCAACTTTGACATCATCTAAAAATACTAATTCGCCATGTTTAAGCATGACATTAGGCAACAAAATTCCTTCACCTAAATCTTTATCTTTGAGGTATAAAAGTAAATCATGACCTGTGAGTAATCCAGTGACACTAATAGTTTGTCCCCAGTAATCACTAGCTAAAGCCATCATATTTACTTCTAACCCCTCAACAGAATTTAGGCTTTGCAATATCGGTTGAAATGCTTTTTCGACGGCGTTACCCACTACCCAAGTAAATTTTCTGGGCGGAGAAATTTTGTTTGGGAGTAATTTTGCCGCGGCGGATGCAAATTGTTTAATAAATAACTGAATCGAACCAACACCGTTATCAATTTGCGGATAGTCTTCGTATTCAGCTTCTGTGGGTAGTTCTTCCCCGGCAATTAAAAACCATTCATCGGCTAACCAGACAACATTTGAGCCGCATTTCTGGCGAAATTGTTTAGCGAGCGATCGCACTTGTAAAATAACTTCTTGGGCTTTTTCTCTAGTTACAGGTATCAGTTCGTCTTCTTGGGGACGAAACCGCGTCAAACCTACCGGCACGACTGCCACCGATGCTACAGCAGGTACATCACCAGTATAAAAAGACGCTAAATCTTTGAGGGTTTGTTCCAGATGTTGCCCATCATTTATCCCAGGACAAACTACAACTTGAGCGTGAATTTGCAATCTTCTTTTTTGAAACCAGCGCAATTGTTCCATTATTTGTCCCGCCCGCTGATTTTTCAACAGACGAATTCTCACATCAGGTTCGGTCGCGTGAACAGACACAAACAAGGGAGACAAGCGCATTTGTTCAATTCGCTGCCATTCCCGTTCCGGTAAGTTGGTTAAGGTTAGGTAAGAACCATACAAAAAGCTCAAACGATAATCATCATCTTTAAAATACAAGCTTGAGCGCTTACCTGGGGGTTGCTGGTCAATAAAGCAAAAGGGACAGCGATTATTACACTGAATTAACGCATCAAATAAGGCAGTTTCAAATTCCAGCCCTAAATCATCGTCATAGTCTTTTTCAATTTCGACGTGATGAGTTTTGCCAGTGGTATCTAAAACTTCTAATTCTAAAAATTCATCTGCACAGAGAAATTGATAATCAATTAAATCGCGGGGATGTGTACCATTAATCGCCACGATCGCATCCCCCACTTCAAAGCCAATCTCAGCGGCGATGGAGTCGGGTAAAACCTTGGTAATTTTGGCAGGATGAAGGTTAGTCATTGGAAGTATGAAGTATGTAGACGCGTAGCGGCTTGCCGCAGGCTAGTATGAAGTGTGAAGTATTATTTTTTCATTCTTCACTCTTCATAATTTATCCTTCATCCTGACCGATTAACTATTTTTCAAAATTCCGGCACTAATCGCACCTAAAATAGCTACGCCAAATGCGAGGCGATACCAAATAAATACCCAAGTGCTTTGGGTTTTGAGGAAACGCAGTAAACCAGCAATAGATATATAAGAAAAAATTGCCGCCGAAATTACTCCAGCGATTAAGGGTAATATTCCTGTACCACTAACTTCGCCCAAAACACTTTTTAACTCCACTAACCCCGCTAGGGTAATGGCGGGAATGCCGAGTAAAAAGGAAAATCTCGCGGCTGTTTCCCGTTGTAATGTCATAAATAACCCGGCTGTCAAGGTGGAACCAGAACGGGATACTCCGGGAATTAAGGCTAAAGATTGTGCTAAACCCATTAATAGCCCATCATTCATGGTCAGTTGTTCAAAGTCTCGTTGTCGCTTGCCAAGTTTTTCGGCTATGCCCAACAATATAGACATGACAATCGAAGCGATCGCTATCGCGCCGATACTTCTAATGGGCGAATTATCATAGTCTGGAATAAAT encodes:
- a CDS encoding TIGR03279 family radical SAM protein yields the protein MTNLHPAKITKVLPDSIAAEIGFEVGDAIVAINGTHPRDLIDYQFLCADEFLELEVLDTTGKTHHVEIEKDYDDDLGLEFETALFDALIQCNNRCPFCFIDQQPPGKRSSLYFKDDDYRLSFLYGSYLTLTNLPEREWQRIEQMRLSPLFVSVHATEPDVRIRLLKNQRAGQIMEQLRWFQKRRLQIHAQVVVCPGINDGQHLEQTLKDLASFYTGDVPAVASVAVVPVGLTRFRPQEDELIPVTREKAQEVILQVRSLAKQFRQKCGSNVVWLADEWFLIAGEELPTEAEYEDYPQIDNGVGSIQLFIKQFASAAAKLLPNKISPPRKFTWVVGNAVEKAFQPILQSLNSVEGLEVNMMALASDYWGQTISVTGLLTGHDLLLYLKDKDLGEGILLPNVMLKHGELVFLDDVKVEDLARQLNTKILPVAGVEELITTCITEQVLA
- a CDS encoding undecaprenyl-diphosphate phosphatase, whose translation is MALSKRLWFVLISAASAIFAVAAFPLKVMSTPPNPEVSGVQQMNILQAIVLGFVQGMTEFLPISSTAHLKVVPIALGWGDPGVAFTAVIQLGSIAAVLWYFWEDLTRIAKGAFRAIAQKDYADYDLRLSIGIALGTLPIVFFGLLIKRFIPDYDNSPIRSIGAIAIASIVMSILLGIAEKLGKRQRDFEQLTMNDGLLMGLAQSLALIPGVSRSGSTLTAGLFMTLQRETAARFSFLLGIPAITLAGLVELKSVLGEVSGTGILPLIAGVISAAIFSYISIAGLLRFLKTQSTWVFIWYRLAFGVAILGAISAGILKNS